A single window of Nicotiana tomentosiformis chromosome 1, ASM39032v3, whole genome shotgun sequence DNA harbors:
- the LOC117275399 gene encoding secreted RxLR effector protein 161-like: MTKPDIAFVVQVLSQYMHCPNISHMEATLRVVRYIKEAPGLGLIMPMGDTEQLTAYCDSDWGACVETRRSVTVYLGKFGKSLVSWKSKKQNIVSRSSAEAEFRSMTACAIEITWLVGLFNELGVNIQMPIKMISDIKDTIQITANPIFHEKIKHIDIDCHFVREENQSKTITN; encoded by the coding sequence ATGACCAAACCTGACATTGCCTTTGTAGTGCAGGTTTTAAGTCAATATATGCATTGTCCCAACATATCTCATATGGAAGCAACATTAAGGGTAGTGAGGTATATCAAAGAAGCTCCTGGTCTAGGATTGATTATGCCTATGGGAGACACTGAGCAACTCACTGCCTACTGTGACTCTGACTGGGGAGCATGTGTAGAAACAAGAAGATCAGTCACAGTCTACCTAGGTAAGTTTGGGAAGTCTTTGGTATCCTGGAAGTCCAAGAAGCAGAATATTGTCTCAAGAAGTTCAGCAGAAGCTGAGTTTAGAAGTATGACTGCTTGTGCAATAGAAATTACATGGTTGGTAGGCTTGTTTAATGAACTTGGAGTCAACATTCAGATGCCAATAAAGATGATATCAGATATCAAAGATACAATACAGATAACAGCTAATCCTATATTTCATGAAAAAATAAAGCACATCGACATAGACTGCCACTTTGTTAGGGAAGAAAATCAGTCAAAGACTATTACAAACTGA